A genomic region of Cydia splendana chromosome 17, ilCydSple1.2, whole genome shotgun sequence contains the following coding sequences:
- the LOC134798662 gene encoding nonsense-mediated mRNA decay factor SMG5 translates to MQTGCSDILEAKVAERNEKAKKLYRYVSDAARRVDEASAASRSIVDLFSTKIEVLRQKLRDNCEKLLFLDPSNYGKKSLELLWRKGYYETVSAARKYQESDTAIDNFLFTHIGCGIGHFHHILNRMQAITKILPGELDYELMLEDGESESETQLSEEEVQLGRYVIYQCLIYLGDLSRYQVEIFENYEPSTAARYYLQAAHIDMCSGMPFNQLGNLYLDKNYNLDSVCYYIHCLSCTTPFEGATGNLVKILEKQTQYCETLNDAETYTQAEHIQNTVANFLSLIDIWYFSKNDTNVPQRCNKIAQDLRIAMEFAKSPFPDMNKNYTEYTQAVEEESTTPSYLNGNLVHKMVQICLFTISKMMEIDEQKAFAGKAFTLALLSQLLQKLLKQMEELGFKNPARKYRVRSVSTIEVESEKPDNQANNTNESEVIEDTIINKEKTPPQTETEDAKETSDGDNKKLENGDSKPNLKKTKRRRRRRVDSSESSDLSGSDSESSMTSDDACSDDIDDDDITDSTYKSDDESRSGESIFEDSDEEETLENLNGDVEKSPKPIEDPISKVNGIDHSQKNNTKKQEIELKEEEIQDFLMGDNYLPSIKLLLDWVLLEKELILSCGDSGESLFQCVVDLLNIFTFYFYPKNNEVPGKLKILAYAKHIAMKLKLEYKKIPLPEDLNLRGTNICKFDKDAAEWQVLNKYQPSVYEENVIRILNFIDFGNQIAKIVPRIRFNRSMKIFYFKKTSAPKLNTKINHKKSREWHNSKTPHEGSGGLLRRLGRLWLTAQVRELERSPSAPSLLALDAAAMHLHLRKVKQLLKARSFVLLVPTVVLQELDDLKRSEHSARDAIRWLEAALRSGSRFLRAQRPGQSRPLPLLKYPKKAPPHVTNFIQILEFCHHLTADEKQSGQGEPDRGKTNNLLILLVGNQPGTDEYKEFSVTGAAQAAGVTVQYIGDFYAKWRQTINKTGKKR, encoded by the exons ATGCAGACAGGATGTAGCGATATTTTAGAGGCTAAAGTTGCTGAACGCAATGAAAAAGCCAAAAAGCTATATCG GTATGTGAGTGACGCCGCTAGACGTGTCGACGAGGCGTCAGCGGCCAGCCGCTCTATAGTCGACCTATTTTCCACCAAAATAGAAGTTCTTCGTCAAAAACTCAGAGACAATTGCGAAAAATTGCTCTTTCTCGACCCATCAAACTATGGCAAGAAATCCCTTGAGCTTCTATGGAGGAAGGGATACTACGAAACTGTATCAGCGGCAAGGAAATATCAGGAATCTGATACTGCTATAGATAATTTTCTGTTTACGCATATTGGGTGTGGAATAGGTCATTTTCATCACATCTTGAACAGGATGCAAGCTATAACGAAAATTTTGCCTGGAGAATTGGACTATGAGCTCATGCTCGAGGATGGAGAGTCAGAGAGTGAAACCCAACTTAGCGAAGAAGAGGTACAGCTGGGGCGCTATGTAATTTATCAATGCTTGATCTACCTAGGGGACTTAAGTCGGTATCAAGTAGAAATATTCGAAAACTATGAGCCTTCAACAGCAGCTCGCTATTACCTCCAAGCTGCTCATATTGACATGTGCTCGGGTATGCCATTTAACCAACTAGGCAACCTATATCTTGATAAAAATTACAACTTAGACTCTGTTTGCTATTACATCCATTGCCTTAGCTGCACCACACCTTTTGAAGGTGCTACTGGTAACTTGGTAAAGATTCTAGAAAAACAAACACAATATTGCGAAACTTTAAACGATGCTGAAACTTACACACAAGCAGAACACATACAAAACACAGTCGCAAACTTTCTATCGCTAATTGACATATGGTATTTTAGCAAAAATGACACTAATGTGCCACAGAGGTGTAACAAAATAGCCCAAGATCTGAGAATAGCAATGGAATTTGCAAAATCCCCATTTCCTGATATGAATAAGAATTATACTGAGTATACACAGGCTGTTGAAGAAGAAAGCACTACTCCATCCTATTTAAATGGCAATCTTGTCCATAAAATGGTACAGATTTGCCTGTTTACAATATCAAAAATGATGGAAATAGATGAACAAAAAGCATTTGCAGGCAAAGCTTTCACACTTGCATTACTCTCCCAGCTGTTACAGAAATTGCTTAAGCAAATGGAAGAACTCGGTTTTAAAAATCCTGCTCGAAAATATAGAGTCAGATCTGTATCGACAATTGAAGTGGAATCTGAAAAACCTGACAACCAGGCTAATAATACTAATGAATCTGAAGTAATAGAAGATACCATCATCAATAAAGAGAAAACACCACCACAGACTGAAACTGAAGATGCAAAAGAAACATCTGATGGTGATAATAAAAAGTTAGAAAATGGTGACAGTAAGCCAAATCTTAAAAAGACAAAACGCAGACGCAGGAGAAGGGTTGATTCCTCTGAGAGTTCAGATTTGAGTGGTTCAGATAGTGAAAGTAGTATGACTTCAGATGATGCTTGTTCTGATGAtatagatgatgatgatataacaGATTCAACATACAAGTCTGATGATGAATCTAGAAGTGGGGAATCCATATTTGAGGATTCTGATGAAGAGGAAACATTAGAAAATCTAAATGGAGATGTGGAAAAATCTCCTAAGCCAATTGAAGATCCTATTTCTAAAGTAAATGGCATTGATCACAGTCAAAAGAATAACACTAAAAAACAAGAAATTGAATTGAAAGAAGAAGAAATTCAAGACTTCTTAATGGGTGATAACTATTTGCCAAGCATCAAGCTCTTACTAGACTGGGTGCTTTTAGAAAAAGAATTGATCCTATCCTGTGGGGACAGTGGTGAGTCACTCTTCCAATGTGTTGTTGATCTGCTAAATATTTTCACATTTTACTTTTACCCCAAAAACAATGAAGTTCCTGGCAAATTGAAAATCTTAGCTTATGCCAAACATATTGCTATGAAATTAAAGTTGGAATACAAGAAGATACCTCTACCAGAAGACCTAAATTTACGGGGCACTAACATATGTAAATTTGACAAAGATGCTGCAGAATGGCAGGTATTAAACAAGTACCAACCATCAGTGTATGAAGAAAATGTAATAAGGATCCTGAATTTTATTGACTTTGGCAATCAAATTGCTAAAATTGTCCCTAGAATCAGATTTAACAGATCTATGAAGATATTCTATTTCAAGAAGACTTCAGCTCCGAAATTGAACACTAAAATAAACCACAAGAAAAGTAGAGAATGGCACAATTCAAAGACACCCCAT GAGGGCTCCGGCGGCCTCCTCCGCCGCCTCGGGCGCCTCTGGCTGACGGCGCAGGTGCGCGAGCTGGAGCGCAGCCCCTCCGCGCCCTCGCTGCTAGCCCTGGACGCGGCCGCCATGCACCTGCATCTGCGGAAGGTGAAGCAACTGCTGAAGGCGCGCTCGTTCGTCCTGCTGGTGCCGACTGTCG TGTTGCAAGAGCTAGACGACCTCAAGCGCTCAGAGCACAGCGCGCGCGATGCCATCCGCTGGCTCGAAGCGGCCCTACGGAGCGGGTCGCGCTTCCTGCGCGCTCAGAGACCGGGGCAATCGCGCCCGCTACCATTACTTAAGTATCCTAAAAAG GCTCCTCCACATGTGACAAACTTCATCCAAATCCTCGAGTTCTGCCACCACCTAACGGCAGACGAGAAGCAGAGCGGGCAGGGCGAGCCCGACCGCGGCAAAACCAACAACCTGCTGATACTACTTGTCGGCAACCAGCCGGGCACTGACGAGTACAAGGAGTTCAGCGTGACGGGCGCCGCGCAGGCGGCTGGCGTTACTGTGCAGTACATAG GTGATTTCTATGCGAAATGGCGCCAGACCATAAACAAAACCGGCAAGAAAAGATGA